AATTGCTCAGCGTCGCCATGGCTCTTGAGCAACTGGGCATTGCGGAACACATCGTGGCCGTCGGATTCGGCATTACCTGGGGCGGCATTGTCCTTGCCGCCGCACTGGCGTTCGGATTGGGAGGCAAGGACCTCGCACGGTCATTTCTTGAGCGTCGGCTGGCTGCTCCGTTGCACGGACCGACTCATGACGATGTTCACCACCATTGAGGCCCCCATGCGTCCTCGCTATCTTGTCTTCACCGATCTGGACGGATGTCTGCTCGACAGCCGGACCTATTCGTTCGACGCAGCTCGACCGGCCCTCGAACGACTCCAGGCGAACCACATTCCCGTGGTTCTGGTTTCCAGTAAGACGCGGGCGGAGATCGAGCCGCTTCGCCAGCAACTGAATCACCAGGGTCCGTTCATCGTCGAAAACGGCGGCGCCGTATTCGTGCCTCTCGGCACCTTTGATTTCCCCCTGGACCGCGCCCGACGACGGTCTACCTATCACGTCATCGAGTTTGGAACGCCCTACGCCCTGTTACGCGATGTACTCAAGCAGATTGAGGAAGCCGTCGGTACGCCGTTGATAGGATTCGGGGATCTTTCCATCGATGAGATTATGGAGCTGACCGGACTATCCAGGGAAGCTGCACTACGGGCCAAGATACGCGAGTACGATGAGCCCTACCTGGTACAGGGCCCCGCCACGCTGGCCACCGAGGTCTGCCGTCAGATCATCACGCGAGGATTACAATGGACGAAGGGCGGGCGCTTCTTTCATCTGACGGGACTGAACAACAAGGGGCAAGCCGCCTTGAGACTGCTTCATTGCTATAAACGGCAATGGAATCTCGATGGAACACCGGGCGAGGTTGAAACAGTAGGGATCGGGGATAGCCTGAACGATCTCCCCCTCCTGCTCGCGGTGGATCACCCGGTGCTGGTGCAGAAGCCGGACGGATCGTACGACCACGACATCCATGTCCCCCAGCTGATCCATGCCCCGGGCATCGGACCCGTCGGGTGGAACCAGGCGATTCTGAATCTGCTACGACTCGCAGCCTAGCAGCCGCGCGACCCTCTCTGAATAGGTGTGTCCCTCAGGCGGACTTTTTCGACGCAAACACCGCCGCATCACAGGAGAGATACTTGATCTGCTTGATGGGGACCAGGATCATTTCCCGCGGCGACTCCAGATAAATAAACTCCTGGTCTTCCGACAACCGATGACTGACCGCGTCCTTGATCAGCAACTCCTGATTGTCCACAAACACCACTTTGACCCAATACTGCACGATCAGCTCCTTCCGACAAAAAACCGGCGATCCGGCTATACCACGACCCCTTCAAAGCCAGAGGATTATACTGATCCCTTCAAGACTGTGGCAACTTGCCAGCCATAGCCGCTCGTGAGTAGAGTAGCAATGCAGAATCATGTCTTCGAGGAATGTCTGATGGCCAAGTCATTGCGAATCAGCGGGTTGACGGTGCTCTTGCTCGCCGGCCTCACGATGTCCCCTCTCCCGAGCGACGCGCAGGTGGTTGGAGACGAGGCTGAACTGGGTCGGCTCCAGTCGAAAGCCGAAGACGCGATCGGGAATGACGATGCGGATGGAGCCGCGATGATGATGGGGCGGGCCGCGTTGCTCGCTGCTCAACTCGGCAAGAGAGAGACCGGATGGAAGACGGCATACCGCAAGGGCCAGGAAGCGCTCTTCAGATCACAGGAACATACCTACCGGGCCATGGCCCTCTTTCGCCGAGCCGGCGGTCAATTGCCGGCCTCATCGGGAGTCTGCGGCAGCCTGGCCCTCGGTCATACCGCTCTTACTCACGTGGCTGAGGGGAAGGAACCTTCTCCCCAAGACACCCGCCTCCTGGAGGAGGCCAGGCGTCTTCAGGAATCTGCGGAAAACTGGAACCAGGTTATCGTATCCCTGGTTGCCGAATACCAATGTTCGTAACTCCCCGAAGCCGTGGGTCTGGCCTTAGTCGTCTTCCGGGTTGATGATGTGCAGGCCCGCCGTCTTTGACGCCGCCAACAGCTGCGCGTCCGCACTCACGACGGTCAGTCGCAACGGCTTCAACTCCAACGCCAACGCCAGATGCATCACTTGCGCAGCCCGGAGAAAGGGATACTCCAGGACCAACTCTTTGGTGGCCAGATACGTCCCCATGGTCGGCGCAATAAACTCGAACAGTCCGGCCTTCGATTCCAGCTCGAATTTATACAACACCGAATAGCAATCGTCCCGGGTGATCTCTCCCTGTTGAGCGCGATTGGAGAGCGTGGCGTAAAAGTCCGTAACCGTCCAGGTCGGCAGAATAGCGACTTTGCCACGCTTGACCATCAGCTTGTTGACGACGCGAGTACCCCGCTCCATGCTGTAGCGTTTGACGAGCGCGGTGGAATCAAAATAGTAGTATGGCATCCTGTCACACCCTCCCCTTCATGATCAGGGCGGCCAGGGGACCCTGGAGTTTTGAGAGTCGATCCTGCAGCTCGTCCAGCGGCACTTCCTCGTACCCCTGCTTGCGCAACGTATCGGCCAGATTGCCTTGATTGAATGACGCGGTGTCGTCCTTCAACCGGTCGCCCAGCTTGCGCTTCGCCAACCGGCTCGACAGTTTCCGTCCGGGCTTCGTCAGCCCGCGTCCGCGGCTCCGTGGGGCGCGGCCCATCGCTTTCTCTGTAGACTGTGTCACAGTGTTGGTTTCCTCCTCGTTAAAATGGGCGTGGGCTCGATAACGCCGGATTCGCCGGTGTGGATTCTCGCGGACACCCGGCCGGTGATGGCACCTGGGCCGGCAATGACGCCTCTCCAAATACATGAGATGCGATCGCTTTGGCAAGGTCTGAAGAAAATTCTTGTTGGATAACCCGTAGGGCTTTCGCCGTGGCTTCGCGGTCGGACAGATGCCCTTCCTTCCCGCCGCGCGAGACCGCGCCGACCACGCGCTGCGTCGCGGACTCCACCACATCGAAGTCGCTGCACCACCGCACATACTTAAATTGCGGATCGCGCACATCGATCGGCCAGACACGCACGGTGCCACGCACCAGCAATTCGCTGCCGGCCCGTTGGGCGGTCACATGCAATCCTTCCCGAATCAATCCTTCAGCCAGGGAACGCTGGATCGGCTCCGCATGATCCCCGGTCACCTCGACCGCAATAACCAGGTTGGTCGAGAGAAACTGATCCAGTTCATTCGACAATTCATTCACACGATACGCGGCCGGAGTCCCCTGGCCGGAAGAACGAATGACGCGCAAATCTGCATTGAATGCGTCACGCATCACAAGATTTCTTGTGGCACGCCGCAGGTTTCGCACTTTGGTCAACTTATCAGTGGTCTGCCGGGCTTCGAGCAGATCGGTCTCAATCGCCCGATCCAGTTCTCGCATCTTATCCATCATCGCCGCTTCGCCCTGGCCGCGATGCATCCCCGCCAAGGCATAATGCACCCCCTGATGCCGGTCGTACCAGGTATCCAGAATCTTTACGTTCTCGAGAACTTTATCGGTAGAGACGTTGGTCACCTGATCCAGGGTCAACCGCCGTTCCGTATTGGTACTGCCGTGACGTTCAACCAGCAGGTACGACTCCCAGTCCTTGGCCTGCGCCGCGACCTCGGCCTTAAAAATTCTGGCGACGGCTGCATAGGCCTGATCGGTTGCCGCACCCTTGTTCGTCGCCTGGCCCTGCCCAAGCAGATATTGGCTTGAAGAAAATTCGGCCGTCGCGCCATCCACCCAGGCCGGCTTCGATTTCCCCCCGAACCACGTACAACCCGAGAGGGCGATGCCTCCGATGAACAGCATCACCAGCGGCAAGACGACATCACGCCTGAGTCTGACCGGACCCCTCATTGAATCACCCGTTGAATCATGACCGCAGTTTGTCCCCGGCCCAGAATGAGTGTCCGACTACTCTCCGTCGTCGGACCGTTTGCTTGCCCAAGCAGCTGCACCGACGCCGCATACTGCCCGGGCTCGACCCAGGCGCGAGCGATGTGAATTTCATCGGGGAGCGTCTGCCAACTGCGCTTATCGGCCTCTTCCGAGGCCACGGCAAGTCCCTTAGTCAGAAGCCCGACGATGAGCCCCACCCAAGGGGCGGCATCTTTACCCGCCGCTTGCTGAGCCCCGCGTGTGGCTCCTTCCGCCATCGCAAACTTGACGGCGGCACGAGCCAAGGCCTTGACCGTAATGCCGGGCAAACGATCGGAAAGACTCTTATCTGCCAGCGCGGAGATGTCCTGCCCCAACTCTGAGGACACCCTCACCTGCCGACCGGTCTCGCCGACCAACGTCAGCTGCTCCACGGGTACCTGCGTTTTCTGCGTCACCAATCGGGGCAACGCCACGCGCACGACACGACCATTGAGGCCATACAGGACACTATCGACCCCGCGGTTCTGATGCCGCGACGACTGGGAGAATCCACGATTCAACAACACGAGCTGCAAGGCATCCAGGCTGATCGGCAAGTCAAGAAAGCGGTCCTCCTTACGAGGGGCGCGGCCATTATAGCTGATCAACACCACTTGAGCGAGGTCTCGCTGCGCCGCGCTGGCCTGCCACGCCGTATCAGGGAAGAGCCGCCGATACTCCTCAAACTCATTCGTCAAATGAAGCGCGTCAGCGGTCCGCAAGAGATCGGCACGGAGTTGAGCCGGGACTGGCGTGCGCGCCCAACCCCGGTTGGCTTCGTACGCATCATAGGCCTTCCGATAGGCAATGAACGCGTTATTCACATCATCTGTCGCCTCATAGAGAATGCCCGTCAGATATCGGGCAAACCCATCCTCCCGATAGCTCGCCTTCTCCTTGACCCTATCCGAAAGCACGTTGAGCCGGTGATCGATCCGGCGGGCTTCCACCAAGGCTTCCTGAAGCTGCCCCTGCGCGGCGTAGTTCAGCGCCTTGACGACATTGATCATCACATGTTCGTAGGGTTCCCCTTCGTACGACAGCGCGTTGTCATTGGTGAGAAAGGCGGCGGCTTCGGAGCGGATAGTCCTGGTATAGAGCCGCTCCACTTCCTCCTCTGCCTGCTCCAAAACGGCGCTGCTCTGCTGGTAGTCGCCGGCCAATTGCAGCGTCATCCCGCGATCCATGCCATATAACAGGCGGCTCTTGTCCCCGTAGGATTTTTCAGCTTGTTGAACAATCGCGGCCGCCTGCTTAGCATCGCCCGCGGCCAGGCTCTGCTCAATCAACAGGTAGCGATCGACGGAAGGACCGCACGCGGTCAACAGCAGCAGCCCGGCGAGGAGAGCGAATAGAAGGGATGAACGGACAACGCGCCACGGCGCCAACAGACTGTGGGAAACACGTGGGGAGAGAGGGCTCAACAGAGTCCTGGAGCCTAGAAAATGGTTCGCTTCTTTTCGATGACCTTCTTAATCTTCTTCTGCCCATACCAAACCTTGGCGTTGCTCTCCAGATCGATCATCTGGAGATCCACTTGATAGAACACGGCTTTGGTCGCATCCGCTTCGTCGAGGATCGTCGAAATCGTCCCCTTCATCATGTAATCGGCACCGATTTCTTTTCCGGGAGCTTTTTGGGTATCTTCGCGGGAATACATCGCCTGCTCTTTGCGCTCGGTCCGCAATTCATCGCGCTCACCCTTGCCGGCGACGAACGTGACTTTCTGCGAATTCGTCAGCTCGCGCTCAAGGTCGGTCACAAACGTCTGGACGCTGATGTGCTCGTGGCTGCTGTTCAGGATCGTGCCGACCACCACAACAGGCTGGCGATGCTTCGCTTGCGTGAAGTTGCCGAGCCATGGGTAACTCAGCGATTCCTTCACCATGGTCTCAGCGACCATCCGCGAGTCGGTATCGTTCCAGCGCCCGCTCAGGTCAGTGACCACCCCGGCATCGATACGCGTGACTTTCGTTTCGTGCCCGCAGCCTGCCAGAGTCAACACCGACACCGCTCCCAGCGCCAGCCATCCAGACTTCATCACCATCACCCCGTCCCTCCGCTGAAAATCTTCTGAGAAAAAGAGAATGAAACCGGCCGGCTATCGCGCCAACCGCTTGTCTTCTTCCTTCTCCAGCCGGTCGAACATCTTGTCGGCATTCTTTCGGACAAAATCGCGCACCTGCGCATTGAGTTCTTTCGCCTGCTCCAAGTTGTTCTTCATTTCTTCGAGGTTCAGCTTGGTAAGGACGTAATAGGTATTGGTCTTCTCGTCTTTATATCGATCGATCGGACGCACGCCGCTCAACGTCGCCGTCGTGACCGTCTTGATCGCCCGCTCGACATTCTGCTCTTCCGTGTTTCTGGTGAAATCGCCGGCTGTCGTCGACGCGGCGTAATCTCTCATCAGGTAACCGGTGTACGTTTCAAAGGTCTTGGCTATTTCAGCGCGCGCGCGATTCTCTGCCGTATCCCAGGCCAACGGCTCGTTCCGCACACCGACCACCGCCCCCACCCCATAGAACGCCTTGCTATCCTTCTCGTTGAAGGCTCCCGACCCCTTTTGCACCCACTTTGGAGGGCCACCACAAGCGGCAAGTCCGACCAGGAGAACAATGGCAAGCCCGCTGCCGGCCAGTCTCGTAAAACGCCCTTGCGATGTAGCCATGCGATCCTCCTTCATGACGAGAAATTGAGTACGTGGTGCGTGAAACGTTTCGAAAATTCGCGTGAAATCATGCTAGCATGCGACTTTACTTCAGTCAACGCAACGGCGTATGAACGGTTGACGAGACTGCGCCTATTCAATCCACCCGGTGACGATTTTTAGGGGAGGCACACACTGTGGCCGACGTTCAAATAGAAGACGGCATTATCAAGATCGCCAGCTTGGAGATTCAGGATCCCAAGGCCGCCGCGGTCCTGGCAGAATATCCGCAAGTGCGCTGGGCCGAAATCACGAGACGCGCGCTGAAGATCGGATTGGGCTATCTCAAGGGTGGGGGAAAAGACTAGGGCTTCCTCTGAGCGTCAGCCTGACTGACTGCCGCTCGCGCACGGGAATCGGTTCCGCCCAACTCGACATAGCGGCGAAACGCCTCGACGGACTTTGTCTGATCCTTCAGATGATCGGCATAGAGCGTACCGAGCGAAAAATAGACATCCTGATAACCGGCATTCACCTTCAGCGCCTGCAAGAGCGCCTGTTCGGCCTCCGGGAAGCTCCCCCGCTTTTCATAGATCAACCCCAACGTGTAGTACGAGTCAGGATTCGTGGGCGCATGCTTCACGGCCAGTTGGCCGGCGGTCAATGCCTCGTCAAGGTTAGGCAGAATCTCCAGCCGTACGTAACTTTTCAGCACATAGGCTTCGCCGAATTCGGGATTGAATTCAATCGCGCGATTCAGTCGTTCGAGCGCTTCCTCGACGCGCTTCCCCTCCTGGAGCAACGCAAACGCCTGATCGTATTGCGCCTTCGCCGCCTGTTGCCGTTCAGCCGGCGTCTGGGGCCCCGCGCCGAGCACAAACGCCGTCTTGCGCCCTTCGATGAGAATGATATCGCCATCCCCGTCCAGCCTGGCGGATATCGGATGCTGCTGCCCCTGCGTGACGGCGGGAAGCTCCTTCTCAAGGTACGCGCCCAACTCGGACGCCATCAGCCAACCGTTCTTGTTCAGATCCGCCGCACCCTGCAACCCCGTCAGAAGCGATTTCACGAACAGACTCGCATCCCCCACGCGCTTGGACACTTCTCCCTTATCCCCGGCCGTAATCACCTGCATCGCACGGCGTTCCGTGTCGTCCTCCGGTGTCAAGCGGCCTTCGAGCGACAACTGCTGCGGTGCCGTGGCTTCCCATCCCCGAACCGCGGTATCAAGAATGAGCAGGGTATGCTTCGCCGCCAGGCGTCGGGTAAATTCCTTGAGCTGGTCAAAGGTAATGGACTTGGCGACATTATTGATCTGCGCATCCGACGGAACCAGGTAGCCGAGATCCTTCCCATCGGCATCTTGCGTCACTCCGGAATGGCCCACGTAGAACAGCACCAGACGATCCATCCGCCCGACCTTGCGCGGCAACATGTCCGACAAGAGCTGCTGTAGATGCCGAAAGCTGGCATCCTTGTCATAGACCTCAACCACTTCGTCGAAGCCCATCTGACGAAAGGCCTGTGCCACCGTCTTGGCGTCCGCCAAAGCTCCGGGAATCGAAGGAGCCAGCAGATAGTGCTCGACCCCGACGATGACCGCCCAGGACTTATAGTAGAGCCCTTCCGGTTTCCCTAACTGGGCGGAGGCCGGAGAAACTCCGCTCAATCCGGCAAGCCAGAACAGCCCGATACCAAGACTCATGGCACACAAGTTTCGAGTGAACATAGTTGTGATAGATCGAAGAAAAGTTCGCATAAGCAGCTGATGTTGAGCCTACCCTCGGGCTGTGACGGCTGTCAAGGAATTGACCTGGCCAACCCGTTCATTTCAAAGACGCACTCGCCATAGGGTAGATCCCCGTACAAATGTATGGGTTGCAGGGGGAGGCCCCTTTCTCCATAATCATCATATCCGTGCCGAGACGGTTATCGACGAAGGGGAGGCATGTGCGTCATGAGTGAGAAGATCGAGACACTACTGAAGGAAACCCGAACGTACCAGCCTAGCGCCAAGACCAAAGCCGCCGCCCATATTAAGGACTATGAATCCGAATATAAGAAGTCGATTGCCGATCCGGAGGCGTTTTGGAGCGGCGTCGCCAAGGAGCTCGACTGGTTTACGCCCTGGAGCAAAGTACTGGAATGGAACTACCCCTTCGCGAAATGGTTTGTGGGAGCCACCTGCAACATCTCCTATAACTGTCTTGACCGGCACGTCAAAAATGGCCGGAAGAACAAAGTCGCCGTCATCTGGGTCGGCGAGAACGATACCGAGCGTGTCTTCACTTACGGGCAGCTCTACCGCCAGGTCAACCGCTGCGCCAACGCCCTCAAGAAGCTGGGCCTGAAGAAGGGCGACCGCGTCACCATCTATCTCCCGAAAGTTCCCGAGCAGATTGTCGCCATGCTGGCTTGCGCCCGCATCGGTGTGATCCACAGCGTCGTCTATTCCGGGTTCAGCGCCCCGGCGCTGGCCAATCGCATCCACGACGCCGAGTCTCATCTGGTCATCACTGCCGATGTCGGCTACGACCGTGGGAAAGTCATTCCCCTCAAGTCAGTTGTGGACGAAGCGTTGAAGACCTGCCCGACGGTCGAGCGCGTCGTCGTCGTGCGCCGGCAAAAGCCGGAAGTCTCGCTTGCAGCCCCCAAAGAAATTGACTGGCACGAATGGCTGAAAGGCGAATCCGCTGAATGTGAAGCGGTCAAGCTGGACGCCGAAGATCCGCTCTATATCCTGTATACCTCCGGTACGACCGGTAAGCCCAAAGGCGTCGTGCATGTCCACGGCGGCTACATGGTCGGCACCTACATCACATCGAAATATGTGTTCGACTTGAAAGACGATGACGTGTACTTCTGCGTCGCCGATCCGGGCTGGGTCACCGGCCACAGTTATATCGTCTACGGCCCGCTGTTGAACGGCGCCACAATCCTCACCGCCGAAGGCAAGCCGGACTATCCGAACCCCGGCCGCTGGTGGGATTTGATCGACCGCTATGGCGTCTCGATTTTCTACACGACGCCGACGGCAATCCGCCTGCTCATGCGCTATGGAGAAGACTGGCCCAAGAAGTACGATCTCTCAACCTTACGCATCCTCGGCAGCGTCGGCGAACCGATCAATCCGGAAGCCTGGGAGTGGTTCCATCGCGTCACCGGCGGCGACAAACCCATCATGGACACCTGGTGGCAGACGGAAACCGGCTCGATCCTGATTACACCGCTGCCGACCGTCCCCTTGAAGCCCGGCTCCGCCACGCGGCCGTTCCTTGGGATTGAA
The sequence above is drawn from the Nitrospira sp. genome and encodes:
- a CDS encoding HAD-IIB family hydrolase; this encodes MTMFTTIEAPMRPRYLVFTDLDGCLLDSRTYSFDAARPALERLQANHIPVVLVSSKTRAEIEPLRQQLNHQGPFIVENGGAVFVPLGTFDFPLDRARRRSTYHVIEFGTPYALLRDVLKQIEEAVGTPLIGFGDLSIDEIMELTGLSREAALRAKIREYDEPYLVQGPATLATEVCRQIITRGLQWTKGGRFFHLTGLNNKGQAALRLLHCYKRQWNLDGTPGEVETVGIGDSLNDLPLLLAVDHPVLVQKPDGSYDHDIHVPQLIHAPGIGPVGWNQAILNLLRLAA
- a CDS encoding type II toxin-antitoxin system VapC family toxin; translation: MPYYYFDSTALVKRYSMERGTRVVNKLMVKRGKVAILPTWTVTDFYATLSNRAQQGEITRDDCYSVLYKFELESKAGLFEFIAPTMGTYLATKELVLEYPFLRAAQVMHLALALELKPLRLTVVSADAQLLAASKTAGLHIINPEDD
- a CDS encoding LPP20 family lipoprotein; the encoded protein is MRGPVRLRRDVVLPLVMLFIGGIALSGCTWFGGKSKPAWVDGATAEFSSSQYLLGQGQATNKGAATDQAYAAVARIFKAEVAAQAKDWESYLLVERHGSTNTERRLTLDQVTNVSTDKVLENVKILDTWYDRHQGVHYALAGMHRGQGEAAMMDKMRELDRAIETDLLEARQTTDKLTKVRNLRRATRNLVMRDAFNADLRVIRSSGQGTPAAYRVNELSNELDQFLSTNLVIAVEVTGDHAEPIQRSLAEGLIREGLHVTAQRAGSELLVRGTVRVWPIDVRDPQFKYVRWCSDFDVVESATQRVVGAVSRGGKEGHLSDREATAKALRVIQQEFSSDLAKAIASHVFGEASLPAQVPSPAGCPRESTPANPALSSPRPF
- a CDS encoding penicillin-binding protein activator LpoB gives rise to the protein MVMKSGWLALGAVSVLTLAGCGHETKVTRIDAGVVTDLSGRWNDTDSRMVAETMVKESLSYPWLGNFTQAKHRQPVVVVGTILNSSHEHISVQTFVTDLERELTNSQKVTFVAGKGERDELRTERKEQAMYSREDTQKAPGKEIGADYMMKGTISTILDEADATKAVFYQVDLQMIDLESNAKVWYGQKKIKKVIEKKRTIF
- a CDS encoding caspase family protein, with protein sequence MSLGIGLFWLAGLSGVSPASAQLGKPEGLYYKSWAVIVGVEHYLLAPSIPGALADAKTVAQAFRQMGFDEVVEVYDKDASFRHLQQLLSDMLPRKVGRMDRLVLFYVGHSGVTQDADGKDLGYLVPSDAQINNVAKSITFDQLKEFTRRLAAKHTLLILDTAVRGWEATAPQQLSLEGRLTPEDDTERRAMQVITAGDKGEVSKRVGDASLFVKSLLTGLQGAADLNKNGWLMASELGAYLEKELPAVTQGQQHPISARLDGDGDIILIEGRKTAFVLGAGPQTPAERQQAAKAQYDQAFALLQEGKRVEEALERLNRAIEFNPEFGEAYVLKSYVRLEILPNLDEALTAGQLAVKHAPTNPDSYYTLGLIYEKRGSFPEAEQALLQALKVNAGYQDVYFSLGTLYADHLKDQTKSVEAFRRYVELGGTDSRARAAVSQADAQRKP
- the acs gene encoding acetate--CoA ligase, with translation MSEKIETLLKETRTYQPSAKTKAAAHIKDYESEYKKSIADPEAFWSGVAKELDWFTPWSKVLEWNYPFAKWFVGATCNISYNCLDRHVKNGRKNKVAVIWVGENDTERVFTYGQLYRQVNRCANALKKLGLKKGDRVTIYLPKVPEQIVAMLACARIGVIHSVVYSGFSAPALANRIHDAESHLVITADVGYDRGKVIPLKSVVDEALKTCPTVERVVVVRRQKPEVSLAAPKEIDWHEWLKGESAECEAVKLDAEDPLYILYTSGTTGKPKGVVHVHGGYMVGTYITSKYVFDLKDDDVYFCVADPGWVTGHSYIVYGPLLNGATILTAEGKPDYPNPGRWWDLIDRYGVSIFYTTPTAIRLLMRYGEDWPKKYDLSTLRILGSVGEPINPEAWEWFHRVTGGDKPIMDTWWQTETGSILITPLPTVPLKPGSATRPFLGIEADVVDREGNSLPANAGGFAVIKKPWPSMMRTIYKDPERYKTYWNTIPNCYTAGDVCHKDADGYMWFMGRADDVIKVAGNRLGTAEVESALVSHHAVAEAAVIGKPHKTVGESIKAFIILKQGEIESPALIQSIKDQVMKELGKIGVPSEIDIVQSLPKTRSGKIMRRVLKAKELGQDPGDISTIEE